The proteins below come from a single Terriglobia bacterium genomic window:
- the ssnA gene encoding putative aminohydrolase SsnA — MIIENARILTFDSHNRVLDCGTVEVRDDGSIGAVGKDAARSDQERIDARGRLLMPALINCHTHLYSTLARGISLPGAPPKNFPEILKKLWWRLDRALNQQDIYYSALVGVMDSARCGVGTLVDHHSSPSAVSGSLDVIERAFREVGLRGVLCYETTDRNGPKNAQEGLEENVRHIERARKSDGLVNASFGLHASFTLSDRTLRRCVEANDSLKAGFHVHVSEDRSDNEDARRKYGKSPVRRLHELGVLDDRALAAHCIHVSGADITALARHQINVVHNPQSNCNNAVGAARVLEMVKAGVLVGLGSDGYSPRMWDEFKTAFHVQKMRAGDPRVAYAEAYALALLNNRTIARKVWNLDIGRIEAGARADLVLYDYFPPTPFTRDNIFGHALFGIAHAPVDSLLVNGRFVIRDRQFVHVDERAVAEKATACARELWRRF, encoded by the coding sequence ATGATCATCGAGAACGCCCGCATCCTGACCTTCGACTCGCACAACCGCGTGCTGGATTGCGGCACGGTCGAGGTGCGCGATGATGGCAGCATCGGCGCAGTCGGCAAAGATGCTGCGCGCAGCGATCAGGAACGGATTGACGCGCGCGGCCGCTTGCTCATGCCCGCGCTCATCAACTGCCACACCCATCTCTACAGCACGCTGGCGCGCGGCATCTCACTGCCGGGCGCGCCGCCCAAGAATTTTCCCGAAATTCTGAAGAAGCTGTGGTGGCGGCTCGACCGCGCGCTCAACCAACAGGACATCTATTACAGCGCACTGGTCGGCGTCATGGATTCGGCGCGCTGTGGCGTGGGCACGCTGGTGGACCACCATTCCAGTCCATCGGCGGTCAGCGGCAGCCTCGACGTGATCGAGCGTGCCTTTCGCGAAGTCGGATTGCGCGGGGTGCTCTGCTACGAGACCACCGACCGCAACGGCCCGAAGAACGCGCAGGAAGGGTTGGAGGAGAACGTCCGTCATATCGAGCGCGCACGGAAATCAGATGGGCTGGTGAACGCCAGCTTCGGGCTGCATGCCTCGTTTACCCTGAGCGATCGCACGCTGCGGCGCTGCGTGGAAGCGAACGACTCGCTCAAAGCCGGGTTCCACGTGCACGTCTCGGAAGACCGCAGTGACAACGAAGACGCGCGCCGCAAGTACGGGAAGTCTCCGGTGCGCCGGCTGCATGAACTCGGCGTGCTCGACGATCGTGCGCTGGCCGCGCACTGCATTCACGTAAGCGGCGCCGACATTACAGCGCTGGCGCGCCACCAGATCAACGTGGTTCACAACCCGCAATCGAATTGCAACAACGCGGTGGGAGCGGCACGCGTGCTGGAGATGGTGAAAGCCGGCGTGCTGGTCGGCCTGGGCTCCGACGGTTACAGCCCGCGCATGTGGGACGAGTTCAAGACCGCCTTCCACGTCCAGAAAATGCGGGCCGGCGATCCGCGCGTCGCCTACGCGGAGGCTTACGCGCTGGCGCTGCTCAACAATCGCACCATCGCCCGTAAAGTCTGGAACCTGGACATCGGGCGCATCGAAGCAGGCGCGCGCGCCGACCTTGTGCTCTATGACTATTTTCCGCCCACGCCGTTCACCCGCGACAACATCTTCGGCCACGCGCTGTTCGGCATTGCGCACGCGCCGGTGGATTCGCTGCTGGTGAACGGCCGCTTCGTCATTCGCGACCGGCAGTTCGTTCACGTGGACGAGCGCGCCGTCGCCGAAAAAGCCACCGCCTGCGCACGCGAATTATGGAGAAGATTCTGA
- a CDS encoding glutamate synthase gives MSELIPIPLPLQLTRAFLEYEREGKIFDLPKAKFFRGLSGLDTSVTFHGRRAANPVGPAAGPHDQLVQNIVLSWLAGSRIIELKTVQIMDELKIPRPCIDATNVGYNVEWSQELKLEQSLREYVGAMMFIEILIASRLLGEEFTGPFTDTIYDMSVGYSLEGIRSPRVRQWIESMKDARAIIDELRATLTGPWARYRDLPFPTRLSDSITLSTFHGCPAHEIEGIVTFLLTEMDVHVCIKLNPTLLGFEQVKHVLHDVLGYRDIQVAADAFEHDLQFADALTMLPRLAGVARSRGKRLAVKFSNTLVVKNHRRMFTDEVMYMSGPPLHVVTLNLVKKFREHMGAAFPISFSAGLDQHNVCNAVAMNFVPVTTCTDLLRPGGYARLPKYLENLGAKMRELGAPRIHDFVVRYAGQGEVAINSVVAALAKRFPAAASAIDDVVASRLQAWLASADPHLPTAGRCGAPLNEVCADIRREFTPGRIPQLPHSLADALQDELVGLERTLVEAAGVLNTPSIVDRTTADPRYGWEKNKAVPRKIGSKLWLYDCISCDKCVPVCPNDANFVYESDAADFAYSNYELLRGAEARPVPGGTFKVARAHQLANYADACNDCGNCDVFCPEDGGPQIEKPRFFGSLESYQKFAGRNGFFLDFSNGGSTIHGTIAGKPYRLTSVAQQQRAVFDDGSVEIQIRTTDHAVLAWSLKPGAAAPHNVDMLPYLQLKFLMDAVSHPRRAHYANVAALTGANLAQ, from the coding sequence ATGTCCGAGCTGATTCCCATCCCGCTCCCGCTGCAGCTCACGCGCGCGTTTCTGGAATATGAGCGCGAGGGGAAAATCTTCGACCTGCCGAAGGCGAAGTTCTTTCGCGGCCTGAGCGGTCTGGATACTTCCGTGACATTTCATGGCCGGCGCGCCGCCAATCCCGTCGGGCCCGCTGCCGGCCCGCACGATCAACTGGTGCAGAACATCGTTCTCTCCTGGCTCGCCGGCTCGCGCATCATCGAGCTCAAGACCGTGCAGATCATGGACGAGCTCAAAATCCCGCGCCCCTGCATTGACGCCACCAACGTCGGCTACAACGTCGAGTGGTCGCAGGAGCTGAAGCTGGAACAATCGTTGCGCGAGTACGTCGGCGCGATGATGTTCATCGAGATCCTCATAGCCTCGCGCCTGCTGGGCGAGGAATTCACCGGCCCCTTCACCGACACGATTTACGACATGAGCGTGGGCTACAGCCTGGAGGGCATCCGCTCGCCGCGCGTGCGCCAGTGGATCGAGAGCATGAAGGACGCGCGCGCCATCATTGACGAGCTGCGCGCCACGCTCACCGGCCCGTGGGCGCGCTATCGCGATCTGCCGTTCCCCACGCGCCTCAGCGACAGCATCACGCTCTCCACGTTCCACGGCTGCCCGGCGCACGAGATCGAGGGCATCGTCACCTTCCTGCTCACCGAGATGGACGTGCACGTCTGCATCAAGCTCAACCCCACGCTGCTCGGCTTCGAGCAGGTGAAACATGTGCTGCACGACGTGCTCGGCTATCGCGACATCCAGGTTGCCGCCGACGCCTTCGAGCACGACCTTCAGTTTGCCGATGCGCTCACCATGCTGCCGCGCCTGGCCGGGGTCGCGCGCTCCCGCGGCAAGCGCCTCGCCGTCAAATTCAGCAACACGCTGGTGGTGAAGAACCACCGCCGGATGTTCACCGACGAAGTCATGTACATGTCCGGCCCGCCGCTGCACGTGGTCACGCTCAACCTGGTGAAGAAATTCCGCGAGCACATGGGCGCCGCGTTTCCCATTTCGTTTTCCGCCGGCCTCGACCAGCACAACGTGTGCAACGCCGTTGCCATGAATTTCGTGCCCGTCACCACGTGCACCGACCTGCTGCGCCCCGGCGGCTACGCGCGGCTTCCCAAGTACCTGGAAAACCTGGGTGCGAAAATGCGCGAGCTCGGCGCGCCTCGGATTCATGACTTCGTCGTCCGCTACGCCGGCCAGGGCGAGGTGGCCATCAACTCCGTGGTGGCGGCACTCGCAAAGCGTTTTCCCGCCGCCGCCTCGGCCATTGACGACGTCGTCGCCTCGCGGCTGCAAGCCTGGCTCGCTAGCGCAGACCCACATCTGCCAACTGCGGGCAGATGTGGGGCACCACTGAATGAAGTTTGCGCCGACATCCGGCGCGAATTCACTCCTGGCCGCATCCCGCAGCTTCCGCATTCGCTCGCCGACGCCCTGCAGGACGAACTTGTCGGACTGGAGCGCACGCTGGTGGAAGCCGCGGGCGTGCTCAACACGCCCTCAATCGTGGACCGCACCACCGCCGACCCGCGCTATGGTTGGGAAAAGAACAAGGCGGTGCCGCGAAAGATCGGCTCCAAGCTGTGGCTCTACGACTGCATCAGTTGCGACAAGTGCGTTCCGGTCTGCCCCAACGACGCCAATTTCGTCTACGAGTCCGACGCCGCCGACTTCGCCTACAGCAATTACGAGTTGCTTCGGGGCGCCGAAGCGCGCCCTGTACCCGGCGGCACATTTAAGGTGGCGCGCGCGCATCAGCTCGCCAATTATGCCGACGCCTGCAACGACTGCGGCAATTGCGACGTCTTCTGCCCCGAAGACGGCGGCCCGCAAATCGAGAAGCCGCGCTTCTTCGGCAGCCTGGAGTCGTACCAGAAGTTTGCCGGCCGCAATGGCTTCTTCCTGGATTTTTCCAATGGCGGCAGTACGATTCACGGCACCATCGCCGGCAAGCCGTACCGGCTCACGTCGGTCGCGCAGCAGCAGCGCGCCGTTTTCGACGACGGCAGCGTGGAAATCCAAATCAGGACTACCGATCACGCGGTCCTGGCCTGGTCACTGAAACCGGGCGCGGCCGCGCCGCATAATGTCGACATGCTGCCCTACCTGCAGCTCAAGTTCCTGATGGACGCAGTTTCCCATCCGCGGCGCGCGCACTATGCCAATGTCGCGGCACTCACGGGGGCCAACCTTGCTCAATAA
- a CDS encoding ornithine carbamoyltransferase, with protein sequence MSRHSRGPTLLNKALFKGKDYITTEEWSEAQIETLLAVSADLKRKFKNRVPHRYLPDQTIFLMFFDKSTRTRNSFEAGITQLGGHAHFLTADVMQVSHGESPKDTGVILSRYGHGIAIRHDLIPGEGNAYMREVARWADVPVINMQCDVDHPCQTLADLMTMREQRGRNLRGLKVAVSWAYAPSYAKPLSVPQGLIMLLPRFGIDVTLAHPPEYFLMPETMQAARDNARRCGTKFSVTNDMDDAFRTADVVIPKSWGCLDTMGQNPQESLRIATQYKHWICDANRLKLAKPDVLYMHPLPADRGNEVTDEVIDGPHSVVYDEAENRLHTCKAIMALTMADHEIEYEEEPAAAARA encoded by the coding sequence ATGTCGCGGCACTCACGGGGGCCAACCTTGCTCAATAAGGCGCTGTTCAAAGGTAAGGACTACATCACCACCGAGGAATGGTCGGAGGCGCAGATCGAAACCCTGCTCGCGGTTTCGGCCGATCTGAAGCGCAAGTTCAAGAACCGCGTTCCGCACCGCTACCTGCCCGACCAGACCATCTTCCTGATGTTCTTCGACAAGTCCACGCGCACGCGCAATTCGTTCGAAGCCGGGATCACGCAGCTCGGCGGCCACGCCCATTTCCTGACTGCCGACGTGATGCAGGTCTCGCACGGCGAAAGCCCGAAGGACACCGGCGTCATCCTCTCGCGCTACGGCCACGGCATCGCCATCCGCCACGACCTCATCCCCGGCGAGGGCAACGCCTACATGCGCGAAGTGGCGCGCTGGGCCGACGTGCCGGTCATCAACATGCAGTGCGACGTGGACCATCCCTGCCAGACGTTGGCCGACCTGATGACCATGCGCGAACAGCGCGGCCGCAACCTGCGCGGGCTGAAGGTCGCGGTCTCGTGGGCGTACGCGCCCAGCTACGCCAAGCCGCTCTCGGTGCCGCAAGGGTTGATCATGCTGCTGCCGCGCTTCGGCATTGACGTGACGCTGGCCCATCCGCCGGAATATTTCCTCATGCCGGAGACTATGCAGGCGGCGCGCGACAACGCCCGGCGCTGCGGAACCAAATTCTCCGTCACGAACGACATGGACGACGCTTTCCGCACGGCCGATGTCGTCATTCCCAAGAGCTGGGGCTGCCTCGACACCATGGGCCAGAACCCGCAGGAGTCGCTGCGCATCGCCACCCAGTACAAGCATTGGATCTGCGACGCTAACCGGCTGAAGCTCGCCAAGCCCGATGTGCTCTACATGCATCCGCTGCCCGCCGACCGCGGCAACGAGGTTACCGACGAAGTGATTGACGGCCCGCACTCCGTGGTTTACGACGAAGCGGAGAACCGCCTGCACACCTGCAAGGCGATCATGGCGCTGACCATGGCTGATCACGAGATTGAGTACGAAGAGGAGCCGGCCGCGGCCGCACGCGCATGA
- a CDS encoding YgeY family selenium metabolism-linked hydrolase, with product MNPFDNIRQQRAAITAGAKKYEQPMVRFLRDLIAIPAESSQEGPVIQRINQEMEQVGFDEVRVDRMGNILGRIGSGKRVIMMDSHTDTVGVGDLKEWKWDPYQGKVEDGYVYGRGACDQRCGMASMVYGAKLIKELGLAGDYTLWCVGSVQEEDCDGLAWLYILREDGIKPDCVLITEPTNLQVYRGQRGRMEIEVHIRGRSCHASAPERGDNPIYKMTTLLREVEQLNTRLRDDKFLGKGTITVTQIRSLSPSLCAVPGSCSIHLDRRLTTGDTKESAVAEVRALSGARDAEIEILRYEVPSYTGLVYPVEKYYPTWLVEEDHPLVQSAVETYQALHGRAPVVDKWVFSTNGVGSMGMCGVPTVGFGPGNEVDAHAVTERVSIDHLVQAAQFYAAFPLVYVHTLEREQTAKAGAR from the coding sequence ATGAACCCATTCGACAACATTCGCCAGCAGCGCGCGGCCATAACCGCCGGCGCGAAAAAGTACGAGCAGCCCATGGTCCGCTTCCTGCGCGACCTGATCGCCATTCCCGCCGAGAGCTCGCAGGAAGGGCCCGTCATCCAGCGCATCAATCAGGAGATGGAACAGGTCGGCTTCGACGAAGTCCGCGTCGACAGAATGGGCAACATTCTCGGCCGCATCGGGTCCGGCAAGCGCGTCATCATGATGGACTCGCACACCGACACGGTTGGCGTCGGCGACCTCAAGGAATGGAAGTGGGACCCGTACCAGGGCAAGGTGGAGGACGGCTACGTGTACGGCCGCGGCGCCTGCGACCAGCGTTGCGGAATGGCCAGCATGGTGTACGGCGCCAAGCTGATCAAGGAACTCGGCCTGGCCGGCGATTACACGCTATGGTGCGTCGGCAGCGTGCAGGAAGAGGATTGCGACGGCCTGGCGTGGCTCTACATCCTGCGCGAAGACGGCATCAAGCCCGATTGCGTCCTCATCACCGAGCCAACCAACCTGCAGGTGTACCGCGGGCAGCGCGGGCGCATGGAGATCGAAGTCCACATCCGCGGGCGCTCCTGCCATGCCAGCGCGCCCGAGCGCGGCGACAACCCGATCTACAAGATGACCACGCTGCTGCGCGAAGTCGAGCAACTCAATACCCGGCTGCGCGACGACAAGTTCCTGGGCAAGGGCACGATCACGGTGACGCAGATTCGCTCGCTTTCGCCCTCGCTGTGCGCGGTTCCGGGATCGTGTTCGATTCACCTCGATCGGCGATTGACGACCGGCGACACCAAAGAGAGCGCGGTGGCCGAAGTTCGCGCCCTATCCGGCGCACGCGACGCCGAGATCGAGATCCTGAGATACGAAGTGCCGAGCTACACCGGGCTGGTGTATCCGGTGGAGAAGTACTATCCGACGTGGCTGGTCGAAGAAGATCATCCACTGGTGCAGTCCGCGGTGGAGACCTACCAGGCACTGCATGGCCGCGCGCCCGTCGTGGACAAATGGGTATTCAGCACCAACGGCGTGGGCTCGATGGGAATGTGCGGCGTGCCCACGGTCGGCTTTGGTCCGGGCAACGAAGTGGACGCGCACGCCGTCACCGAACGTGTCTCGATCGACCACCTGGTGCAGGCGGCGCAGTTCTACGCCGCGTTTCCGCTGGTGTACGTGCACACGCTGGAGCGCGAGCAGACGGCGAAGGCAGGCGCGCGGTAA
- a CDS encoding carbamate kinase, which produces MTETLVIALGGNAITRPGERGTIPQQFAHTAETLEHLVPLFRSDRRLVITHGNGPQIGNILIRSEEGERRVPPLPLDTCVSDSQGGMGYMIQRVADQMFRREGIRRECATVITQVVVDRNDPDFAHPSKPVGSFHSPEELEKLRVEKPHWRMKEIEPGRWRRVVPSPRPLDILEKESIAAMLEAGVIVVACGGGGIAVAWDGPKLVGVEGVIDKDLASCLLAKQVRANRLIIVTSVDQVAISFGKPGQRWISSIGVDDARRLLAAGEFPPGSMGPKIEAAIDFIENGGEECIITSTEKVAEAVEGSAGTHLLAAWGNRSLAFNAP; this is translated from the coding sequence ATGACGGAAACCCTGGTTATCGCGCTCGGTGGGAACGCCATCACGCGTCCCGGTGAGCGCGGCACTATTCCGCAGCAGTTCGCGCACACGGCCGAGACGCTGGAACACCTGGTGCCGCTGTTTCGCAGCGACCGCCGCCTCGTCATCACGCACGGCAACGGCCCGCAGATCGGCAATATCCTCATCCGCTCCGAGGAAGGCGAGCGCCGCGTCCCGCCGCTGCCGCTGGATACCTGCGTCTCCGACTCGCAGGGCGGCATGGGCTACATGATCCAGCGCGTCGCCGACCAAATGTTCCGCCGCGAAGGCATCCGCCGCGAGTGTGCCACCGTGATCACCCAGGTGGTGGTCGACCGCAACGATCCGGATTTCGCGCACCCCTCCAAACCCGTTGGGTCGTTTCATTCCCCGGAAGAGCTGGAAAAACTGCGCGTCGAGAAGCCGCACTGGCGCATGAAGGAGATTGAACCAGGCCGGTGGCGGCGCGTGGTGCCCTCGCCGCGGCCGCTCGACATTCTGGAAAAAGAATCCATCGCCGCCATGCTCGAAGCCGGGGTCATCGTCGTTGCTTGCGGCGGCGGCGGAATTGCGGTCGCATGGGACGGCCCGAAACTCGTCGGCGTCGAGGGCGTCATCGACAAGGACCTCGCCTCCTGCCTGCTCGCCAAGCAAGTGCGCGCCAACCGGCTGATCATCGTCACTTCGGTGGACCAGGTGGCCATCTCCTTCGGCAAGCCGGGGCAGAGGTGGATCAGCAGCATTGGCGTGGACGATGCGCGCCGCTTGCTGGCCGCCGGCGAATTTCCGCCCGGTTCCATGGGGCCGAAGATCGAGGCCGCGATTGATTTCATCGAGAACGGTGGCGAGGAGTGCATTATCACCTCGACCGAGAAAGTCGCCGAAGCGGTCGAAGGCAGCGCCGGCACGCACCTCCTCGCAGCCTGGGGAAACCGTTCGCTGGCATTCAACGCGCCATGA
- a CDS encoding molybdopterin-dependent oxidoreductase, translated as MSGRNGHGKNAIALKVRINGESREWTIAPGDLLLDVLRREGYFGVKRGCETGECGCCTVLLNEKPVNSCVVFAAQANGCEITTVEAVAHGDTLDPVQQAFLDHGAAQCGFCTPGMILNTKALLREHPHAGEDEVRDMLSGNFCRCTGFKKPVEAVLAVSQNRPKHCEATPAAGRHLVVGHSLQKTDGVKLVTGRPCFTDDVHMPGMLIGKILPSPHAHARIKRIDVSRARALPGVHAVLTYKDVPRVPHTTAGQSWPEPSPYDTYLLDSKVRFVGDRVAAVAAESRAIAEEALRLIKVDYEVLPAILDMEQATKPGAPVIHDEPDSTGIHDAKHNVAAFIKKELGNVDQAFRQADVVIEREFRTHRQQHAMMEPHVSIAWLDEDGRLTIRSSTQVPFHSRRQVAMILQLPVQKVRLIKPRIGGGFGGKQEMLLEDITGALALATRRPVKIEYTREEEFYMARSRHPQILKVKIGAKRDGTIVANQMSVLATTGAYGSHSATVQGNTGSKVLPLYRAPNMKFDCIVVYTNCPVAGAFRGYGCPQGFFAQESVIDEIAHELGLDPIELRRRNLIRAGDIDELSAQLGEGRKGLPRHIRSCGMPECLERGAKAIDWERKRTALPGKATHLRRGVGVACSIQGSGIAGVDFAAALLKINEDGSFNLQVGAADLGTGADTVLAQIAAETLGVTLDKMIVCSGDTDFTPFDVGAYASSTTIISGGAVKKAAEKVRAQILDVAARLLEVTPDKVNLGNNEAFTTCECRKAVSMAEVARHAMYKDKVQIMDSASHWNTDSPPPFCATFAEVEVDTETGKVRVLELVTAVDCGVAINPMAAEGQSEGAVAQGLGYALTEEMLLDETGRMINPNFLDYKVFSAKDMPRLTTILVETEEPLGPYGAKSIAEVPINGPAPAIANAIYHAIGIRFRQLPIRPEMVLKALHEQEKQKPRTRPARGVRKAVASD; from the coding sequence ATGAGCGGCCGCAACGGACACGGCAAGAACGCGATTGCACTGAAGGTTCGCATCAACGGCGAATCCCGCGAGTGGACCATCGCTCCGGGCGACCTGCTGCTGGATGTGCTCCGCCGCGAAGGTTATTTCGGCGTGAAGCGCGGCTGCGAAACCGGCGAGTGCGGCTGCTGCACCGTGCTGCTGAACGAAAAGCCGGTCAACTCGTGCGTCGTCTTTGCGGCGCAGGCGAACGGCTGCGAGATCACCACCGTCGAAGCCGTCGCGCACGGCGATACGCTCGATCCCGTGCAGCAGGCGTTTCTCGACCACGGCGCGGCGCAGTGCGGCTTCTGCACGCCCGGCATGATCCTCAACACCAAGGCCCTGCTGCGGGAACATCCACACGCCGGCGAAGACGAAGTTCGCGACATGCTCTCCGGCAATTTCTGCCGCTGCACCGGTTTCAAGAAGCCGGTGGAGGCCGTCCTGGCCGTCTCGCAGAACCGCCCCAAGCATTGCGAGGCAACTCCCGCCGCAGGCCGTCACCTGGTGGTCGGGCACTCCTTGCAGAAGACCGATGGCGTGAAGCTGGTCACCGGGCGGCCGTGCTTCACCGACGACGTCCACATGCCGGGCATGCTGATCGGCAAAATCCTGCCCAGCCCGCACGCACACGCGCGCATCAAGCGCATTGACGTCAGCAGGGCCCGCGCGCTGCCCGGCGTGCATGCCGTCCTGACCTACAAGGACGTTCCGCGGGTGCCGCATACCACCGCCGGCCAGAGCTGGCCCGAACCATCGCCTTACGATACTTATTTGCTCGATTCCAAAGTCCGTTTCGTGGGCGACCGCGTGGCGGCCGTGGCTGCCGAATCGCGCGCCATCGCCGAGGAAGCGCTGCGCCTGATCAAAGTGGATTACGAAGTCCTGCCCGCCATCCTCGATATGGAGCAGGCCACCAAGCCCGGCGCGCCGGTCATCCACGACGAGCCCGACTCCACCGGCATTCACGATGCCAAGCACAACGTCGCCGCGTTCATCAAGAAAGAGCTGGGCAACGTTGACCAGGCATTCCGCCAGGCTGACGTGGTCATCGAGCGCGAATTCCGCACCCACCGCCAACAGCACGCGATGATGGAGCCGCACGTCTCCATCGCCTGGCTCGACGAAGACGGGCGGCTCACCATCCGCAGCAGCACGCAAGTGCCGTTCCACTCGCGCCGGCAGGTGGCGATGATCCTGCAACTGCCGGTGCAGAAGGTCCGGCTCATCAAGCCGCGCATCGGCGGCGGCTTCGGCGGCAAGCAGGAAATGCTGCTCGAGGACATCACCGGCGCGCTCGCGCTGGCGACACGTCGTCCGGTCAAGATCGAGTACACGCGCGAGGAAGAGTTCTATATGGCGCGCAGCCGGCATCCGCAGATCCTGAAGGTGAAGATCGGCGCCAAACGCGACGGCACCATCGTGGCCAACCAGATGTCGGTGCTCGCCACCACCGGCGCCTACGGCAGCCATTCCGCCACCGTGCAGGGCAATACCGGCAGCAAGGTGCTGCCGCTCTACCGCGCGCCTAACATGAAGTTCGACTGCATCGTGGTGTACACCAACTGCCCGGTCGCGGGCGCGTTCCGCGGGTACGGCTGCCCGCAAGGCTTCTTTGCGCAGGAAAGCGTGATTGACGAGATCGCGCACGAGCTCGGCCTGGATCCCATCGAACTGCGGCGGCGCAACCTGATCCGCGCCGGCGACATTGACGAGCTTTCCGCCCAACTCGGTGAAGGACGCAAGGGCCTGCCGCGTCACATCCGGAGTTGCGGCATGCCCGAGTGCCTGGAGCGCGGCGCCAAGGCGATTGATTGGGAGCGGAAACGAACTGCGCTGCCGGGCAAGGCGACGCATCTGCGCCGTGGCGTCGGCGTGGCATGTTCGATCCAGGGCAGCGGCATCGCCGGCGTGGACTTTGCCGCCGCTCTTTTGAAAATCAACGAAGACGGTTCCTTCAACCTGCAGGTCGGGGCGGCCGATCTTGGCACCGGCGCTGACACCGTGCTGGCGCAGATCGCTGCCGAAACGCTGGGCGTCACGCTCGACAAGATGATCGTCTGCTCCGGCGACACCGACTTCACGCCCTTCGACGTCGGCGCTTACGCCTCCAGCACGACCATCATTTCCGGCGGCGCGGTAAAGAAAGCGGCGGAAAAAGTTCGCGCCCAGATTCTCGATGTCGCCGCGCGCCTGCTCGAGGTCACGCCCGACAAGGTCAATCTCGGCAACAACGAAGCGTTCACCACCTGCGAGTGCCGCAAGGCCGTGAGTATGGCCGAGGTCGCGCGCCACGCCATGTACAAGGACAAGGTCCAGATCATGGACAGCGCCTCGCACTGGAACACCGACAGCCCGCCGCCGTTCTGCGCCACCTTCGCCGAAGTCGAAGTTGATACTGAAACCGGGAAGGTACGCGTCCTGGAACTGGTCACCGCGGTTGACTGCGGCGTTGCCATCAATCCCATGGCAGCGGAAGGCCAGAGCGAAGGCGCGGTGGCGCAAGGCCTCGGCTACGCGCTCACCGAGGAAATGCTGCTCGATGAAACCGGCCGCATGATCAACCCGAATTTTCTCGACTACAAAGTTTTCTCGGCAAAAGACATGCCCAGGCTCACGACCATCCTGGTGGAGACCGAGGAACCGCTCGGGCCCTACGGCGCAAAGTCCATCGCCGAGGTACCGATCAACGGCCCGGCGCCGGCAATTGCCAATGCGATTTACCACGCCATCGGAATCCGCTTCCGGCAGTTGCCGATCCGGCCGGAGATGGTGCTCAAGGCGCTGCACGAGCAGGAAAAACAGAAACCGCGCACCAGGCCGGCTCGCGGCGTGCGCAAGGCCGTCGCTTCGGACTAG